The following coding sequences are from one Triticum aestivum cultivar Chinese Spring chromosome 5A, IWGSC CS RefSeq v2.1, whole genome shotgun sequence window:
- the LOC123101670 gene encoding 60S ribosomal protein L36-2-like — translation MLKKGTKRVQFVRNLIREVAGFAPYEKRITELLKVGKDKRALKVAKRKLGTHKRAKKNREEMSSVLRKMRSAGGGGAGDKKK, via the exons ATGTTGAAA AAAGGTACCAAGAGGGTGCAATTTGTCAGGAACTTGATTAGGGAGGTTGCTGGATTCGCTCCCTATGAGAAACGTATCACTGAGCTTCTTAAGGTTGGAAAGGACAAGCGTGCACTCAAGGTCGCCAAGAGAAAGCTTGGTACTCACAAGAGAGCAAAGAAGAATAGAGAGGAGATGTCAAGTGTCCTTAGGAAGATGAG gtctgctggtggtggtggtgctggtgacaAGAAGAAATAG